One window from the genome of Glycine soja cultivar W05 chromosome 12, ASM419377v2, whole genome shotgun sequence encodes:
- the LOC114378638 gene encoding probable ribosome biogenesis protein RLP24, with product MRLEKCWFCSSTIYPGHGIQFVRNDAKIFRFCRSKCHKNFKMKRNPRKVKWTKAYRRVHGKDMTQDSTFEFERKRNRPERYDRNLAENVLKAIPKIDKIRVTREEKHHKNRMKGKKQKLQMEAARELEQGISLVKAPSVLQKDPSLTLPKIKVGVSQQQSEDNHPMEE from the exons ATGAGATTGGAGAAGTGTTGGTTCTGTTCTTCTACCATATACCCTGGACATGGAATCCAGTTTGTTCGTAATGATGCAAAG ATTTTTCGGTTTTGTAGATCTAAATGCCACAAAAACTTTAAAATGAAGAGGAACCCTCGGAAAGTAAAATGGACAAAGGCATATAGACGAGTGCATGGAAAGGATATGACACAG GACTCGACCTTTGAGTTTGAGAGAAAGCGAAACAGACCTGAGAGATATGACAGGAATCTTGCTGAGAATGTCCTCAAGGCCATTCCAAAGATTGATAAAATCAGAGTCACCAGGGAGGAGAAACACCATAAGAATAG GATGAAAGGCAAGAAGCAGAAGCTGCAAATGGAGGCAGCTAGGGAGTTGGAGCAGGGCATAAGTCTGGTCAAAGCTCCATCTGTGCTTCAAAAGGACCCTTCTCTCACTTTACCCAAGATCAAAGTTGGGGTTTCTCAACAACAATCAGAGGACAATCATCCCATGGAAGAGTGA
- the LOC114380223 gene encoding probable 2-carboxy-D-arabinitol-1-phosphatase: MFLVVRACGSSSAHIQPTLTPQRSSINVVVRCSISSVQEKEEKGTELDSSVSFPLIRAAKRVVLVRHGQSTWNAEGRIQGSSNFSVLTKKGESQAETSRQMLIDDHFDACFASPLARSKRTAEIIWGPRHEPIIPDYDLREIDLYSFQGLLKHEGKERFGSAFRQWQVDAANFIIDGHYPVRELWERARSCWTRILAHDSRSVLVVAHNAVNQALVGTAIGLGPEYFRTLLQSNCGVSVLDFIPRSEGGSPHICLNRLNQTPGSPIAGGKSGGRESSKRIILICNGSTQGNTEDVFPFGGDQPLNMLGVIQSQKSAELLLDLKVNSIISSPNKACVGTATIISQVQEAADCLGADCVPRYVEMKQMGNFDVETLFKQSEMDISNFPPFQPGWLNRVDDGLRTTLWDQSGKTWQSLLDEIDESNTEVVVAVGHPAKHIALMGHCLNLTKEWLGSFHLDAGSVSVVDFPDGPKGKGVIRCINYTAHLGRWSIPITRSTEDGEEF; the protein is encoded by the exons ATGTTTTTGGTGGTAAGAGCCTGTGGTTCTTCTTCTGCACATATTCAGCCCACTCTCACACCGCAGCGTAGTAGCATAAACGTCGTCGTTAGATGCTCCATCAGCAGCGTGCaggagaaagaagagaagggCACTGAATTGGACTCTTCGGTGTCATTCCCTCTGATAAGGGCGGCGAAGAGGGTGGTTCTGGTGAGGCACGGCCAGAGCACGTGGAACGCCGAAGGCAGGATCCAAGGAAGCTCCAATTTCTCGGTTCTCACCAAGAAGGGTGAGTCTCAGGCCGAGACTTCGCGCCAAATGCTCATCGACGACCACTTCGATGCATGCTTCGCcag tCCTTTGGCTCGATCCAAGAGAACAGCTGAAATCATTTGGGGACCTCGCCACGAACCTATCATCCCTGACTATGATTTGAGGGAAATCGATTTGTATTCCTTTCAA GGTCTGTTGAAGCATGAAGGAAAAGAGAGATTTGGTTCTGCTTTTCGCCAATGGCAGGTGGATGCTGCAAATTTCATCATTGATGGTCATTATCCAGTTAGAGAGCTGTGGGAACGTGCTAGAAGCTGCTGGACTAGAATCTTAGCTCATGATAGCAGGTCTGTTCTTGTGGTTGCTCACAATGCTGTTAATCAGGCCCTTGTTGGCACAGCAATTG GTTTGGGGCCCGAGTATTTCAGAACATTACTTCAGAGCAATTGTGGTGTTAGTGTGCTGGATTTCATCCCGAGATCTGAGGGTGGGTCTCCACATATTTGCCTTAACCGCTTAAATCAG ACCCCTGGTTCACCTATTGCTGGTGGGAAATCTGGAGGTAGAGAGTCAAGTAAGCGGATCATACTTATTTGTAATGGATCAACGCAAGGAAATACAGAG GATGTTTTTCCTTTTGGTGGTGATCAACCATTGAACATGCTCGGAGTCATACAG TCCCAGAAATCTGCAGAGCTACTTCTTGATTTAAAAGTGAATTCCATAATTAGCAGTCCTAACAAAGCTTGTGTTGGGACAGCCACGATCATCTCCCAG GTACAAGAAGCTGCAGATTGCTTGGGTGCTGACTGTGTGCCTCGATATGTTGAGATGAAGCAGATGGGGAACTTTGATGTTGAAACTCTCTTCAAACAATCCGAAATG GATATATCCAATTTTCCGCCATTTCAACCTGGGTGGTTAAATAGAGTTGATGATGGATTGAGAACAACATTATGGGATCAATCTGGAAAAACCTGGCAATCCCTGTTGGATGAAATTGATGAATCGAACACAGAAGTTGTAGTTGCAGTTGGTCATCCTGCAAAGCACATAGCATTGATGGGGCACTGCCTTAATTTGACCAAAGAATGGTTGGGATCATTTCATCTCGACGCCGGGAGCGTTAGTGTTGTTGACTTCCCTGATGGACCTAAGGGGAAAGGTGTCATAAGGTGTATAAATTATACTGCACATTTGGGGAGATGGTCCATACCCATTACAAGATCAACAGAGGATGGTGAAGAGTTCTAA
- the LOC114378458 gene encoding uncharacterized protein LOC114378458, translated as MRDIVSCFSENAVNVSHSSISCSSYSHNACISPSSIVVPSTQNSISSVYKLVLSTLKQVLLTVTWCRSHSNQGLTITFNDEDPPLFRLNTNSRFFRKKKGSKILESSDSSSSKVEILWDLSSAKYESGPEPVQGFHVVIIIDSEIGLVLGDTAAEEIVSKRQNFKSKNNNNTPLAKVSLLSRREHCSGNTLYTTKAQFCDTGTWHDVMIRCSVENENEGLFKSPVLCVCIDKKTVIRVKRLQWNFRGNQTIFVDGLLVDLLWDVHDWFFNPSSSGYAVFMFRTRSGMDSRLWFEEKNAHKDKDRVEFSLLIYACKTS; from the coding sequence atgagagacatAGTTTCTTGTTTCAGTGAGAACGCAGTGAACGTTTCTCACTCTTCAATCTCGTGTTCTTCCTATTCACACAACGCGTGCATCTCTCCCTCCTCCATTGTTGTACCCTCCACCCAAAACTCAATCTCCAGCGTCTACAAACTAGTCCTCTCCACGCTGAAGCAAGTTCTCCTCACGGTCACATGGTGTAGGAGCCACTCCAACCAAGGACTCACCATAACCTTCAACGACGAGGACCCTCCACTTTTCAGACTCAACACCAATTCACGCTTcttcagaaagaaaaaaggcTCCAAAATCCTCGAATCTTCTGACTCATCATCATCCAAGGTAGAAATCTTATGGGATCTCTCAAGCGCCAAGTACGAATCAGGACCCGAACCTGTTCAGGGCTTTCACGTTGTGATCATCATTGACTCAGAAATAGGCTTGGTTCTCGGTGACACTGCTGCTGAAGAAATAGTTTCCAAGAGGCAAAATTTCAAAagcaaaaacaacaacaacaccccTTTGGCTAAAGTTTCACTCTTGTCACGAAGAGAGCATTGTTCTGGGAACACGCTTTATACAACTAAGGCTCAGTTCTGTGACACAGGTACGTGGCACGATGTTATGATCAGATGCAGTGTGGAGAATGAGAATGAAGGGTTGTTCAAGTCACCGGTTTTGTGCGTGTGCATTGATAAGAAGACTGTGATTCGTGTGAAGAGGCTGCAGTGGAATTTTAGGGGGAACCAGACCATTTTCGTTGATGGGTTGCTTGTGGATTTGCTTTGGGATGTTCATGATTGGTTCTTCAACCCTTCTTCTTCTGGTTATGCGGTGTTCATGTTCAGGACTAGGAGTGGCATGGATAGCAGGTTGTGGTTTGAGGAAAAGAATGCACACAAAGATAAAGACAGGGTTGAATTCTCCTTGTTGATCTATGCCTGTAAGACTTCATAA